A region from the Pseudomonadota bacterium genome encodes:
- a CDS encoding response regulator, with amino-acid sequence MKILIVDDMEENLYLLEVLLKGNGHDVEAAANGAEALEKLNAGEIELIISDILMPVMDGFQLCRIVKTDENLCHIPFIIYTATYTGPQDQEFAIRIGADRFILKPCEPDVFMEAIRDVMMTARSCSIALAPVPVDEDEMFKLYSERLVRKLEQKMMELEREVQVRREAEKALRESEARLIEAQRLARMGDFTWDVETGKLTWSDALFDLLGYDKSDAFDYVKVNEKIHHPDDLAHVTKWLNNCIASGQDKLLPHEYRIIRKDGEILFVRTVGNIRQRPGKKPEIFATVQDITERKQAEEDRKSLEQQLLQSQKLEAVGLLSGGIAHDFNNLLTTIIGNSDLVLIGIPEDDPLRENIEQIRAAGERSATLTRQLLAFSRKQVLQPAVINLNAIALDMKKMLCRMIGEDIELKTLLTPDLGHVEADKGQIEQVIMNLVVNARDAMPKGGKITIETENIYIDEEYANAHVAVKPGSYVLLSISDTGVGIPKENQAHIFEPFFTTKGKGKGTGLGLSTVYGIIKQSSGNIWVYSEPEKGTTFKIYLPRVGKPSSKTERKAKTTDSLTGSETILVVEDDELVLNFIVKVLHGYGYKILAAANGEEAVKVSGDYKGPIHLILTDVIMPGISSLNMEQKLKACRPEVLVIYMSGYMDNSIVHHGVLDPGKTFIAKPFSPESLGRKVREVLQGEIANNK; translated from the coding sequence ATGAAAATTCTCATCGTAGATGACATGGAAGAAAACCTTTACCTCCTGGAAGTACTGCTCAAGGGTAACGGCCATGATGTCGAGGCGGCGGCAAATGGTGCAGAGGCGCTTGAAAAGCTCAATGCCGGGGAGATCGAGCTGATCATCAGCGATATTCTCATGCCTGTAATGGACGGATTTCAGTTATGCCGAATAGTCAAAACAGATGAGAATTTGTGTCATATTCCGTTCATCATTTATACTGCCACATACACCGGCCCGCAGGATCAGGAATTTGCCATCAGGATCGGTGCGGACAGGTTCATTTTAAAGCCATGTGAGCCGGATGTATTTATGGAGGCTATTCGTGATGTAATGATGACCGCCAGGAGTTGTAGTATTGCTTTAGCGCCGGTTCCGGTGGATGAAGATGAAATGTTCAAGCTTTACAGTGAACGTTTAGTAAGAAAGCTTGAACAGAAGATGATGGAATTGGAAAGAGAAGTCCAGGTGCGGCGAGAGGCCGAAAAAGCCCTTCGCGAAAGCGAAGCAAGATTGATTGAAGCACAGAGATTGGCAAGGATGGGTGATTTTACCTGGGACGTGGAAACCGGAAAACTCACCTGGTCCGATGCGCTGTTTGATCTGCTTGGCTACGATAAATCCGATGCTTTCGATTATGTCAAAGTCAACGAGAAAATCCATCATCCGGATGATCTGGCACATGTGACTAAATGGCTTAATAACTGTATTGCATCCGGTCAGGACAAACTGCTTCCACATGAGTACCGGATCATTCGCAAAGACGGTGAGATTTTATTTGTCCGTACTGTAGGCAATATCAGGCAAAGGCCGGGGAAAAAACCCGAAATTTTTGCAACGGTTCAGGACATTACGGAGCGGAAGCAAGCTGAAGAAGATCGAAAGAGTTTGGAACAGCAGCTCCTGCAATCTCAGAAGCTTGAGGCTGTCGGCCTTCTGTCAGGAGGAATTGCCCATGACTTCAACAATCTTCTCACAACGATTATAGGAAATTCGGATCTGGTCCTTATTGGCATTCCGGAGGATGATCCGTTGCGTGAAAATATTGAGCAGATCAGAGCTGCCGGGGAACGATCCGCCACATTGACCCGTCAACTCTTAGCTTTCAGCCGGAAGCAGGTTCTTCAACCCGCGGTAATCAATCTTAATGCAATAGCTTTGGATATGAAAAAAATGCTTTGCCGGATGATTGGAGAAGATATTGAACTGAAAACATTACTTACCCCTGATTTAGGGCATGTAGAGGCCGATAAGGGTCAGATCGAGCAGGTTATAATGAATCTTGTGGTAAATGCCAGGGATGCCATGCCTAAGGGTGGAAAGATTACCATAGAGACGGAAAATATATATATAGACGAAGAATATGCAAACGCTCATGTGGCAGTAAAACCAGGCTCTTATGTATTGTTAAGTATAAGCGATACGGGAGTAGGTATCCCAAAAGAAAATCAAGCCCATATTTTTGAGCCGTTTTTTACAACAAAGGGAAAAGGGAAGGGAACCGGGCTGGGTCTTTCCACCGTTTACGGTATAATAAAGCAAAGCAGCGGAAATATATGGGTTTACAGCGAGCCTGAAAAAGGAACCACATTCAAGATTTATCTGCCCCGGGTCGGGAAACCGTCATCTAAAACAGAGCGGAAGGCTAAAACAACAGATTCCCTGACCGGTTCGGAAACTATTCTTGTTGTGGAGGATGATGAGTTGGTACTTAATTTTATAGTAAAAGTTCTCCATGGCTATGGTTATAAAATTCTGGCAGCCGCAAACGGAGAAGAAGCTGTTAAAGTTTCCGGAGATTATAAGGGCCCCATTCACCTCATATTAACGGATGTTATCATGCCGGGAATAAGCAGCCTGAACATGGAGCAAAAATTAAAAGCCTGTAGGCCGGAAGTGTTGGTCATTTATATGTCAGGCTACATGGATAATAGTATTGTACATCATGGGGTTCTTGATCCTGGAAAAACATTTATAGCTAAACCCTTTTCACCCGAGTCTTTGGGACGTAAAGTGAGAGAAGTGCTTCAGGGAGAAATCGCAAATAACAAATAA
- a CDS encoding four helix bundle protein translates to MDSEELKKRTKEFAHRCVKLAVALPKTTLGRHLERQLTRCSTSVAANYRATLHSQSKAAFIAKISIVIEESDESEFWLEFIMDEKLMTKEKVLPLFKEGHELTSIFVATRKTSQNRKQHDL, encoded by the coding sequence TTGGATTCCGAAGAGTTGAAAAAGAGAACAAAAGAGTTTGCTCATCGTTGTGTGAAGCTTGCTGTTGCCTTGCCAAAAACGACGCTCGGAAGACATTTAGAGCGTCAGTTGACGCGGTGTTCCACTTCCGTTGCGGCAAACTACCGGGCGACACTACACTCACAGTCTAAGGCAGCATTCATTGCCAAGATAAGCATCGTGATAGAAGAGTCAGATGAATCCGAATTCTGGCTCGAGTTTATAATGGATGAAAAATTGATGACAAAGGAAAAGGTTTTGCCTCTTTTCAAAGAGGGACATGAATTGACATCAATATTTGTTGCAACTAGAAAGACCTCACAGAATCGAAAGCAACACGATTTGTGA
- a CDS encoding response regulator, which yields MSNTLLIIEDNQQNFYMMRFLLEKNGFTVIGAENGRKGIDKALQHKPKAILLDIQLPEMDGYAVATELKKHKELENVPIIAVTSYAMVGDREQILAAGAAGYIEKPIDPETFAEEIRRYL from the coding sequence ATGAGCAATACTTTGTTGATTATTGAAGACAATCAGCAGAATTTTTACATGATGCGTTTTCTGCTTGAAAAAAACGGTTTTACGGTAATTGGTGCTGAAAACGGCCGGAAGGGTATTGACAAGGCTCTGCAACACAAGCCCAAAGCAATATTGCTGGATATTCAGCTTCCTGAAATGGACGGATATGCTGTCGCCACTGAACTCAAGAAACACAAAGAACTGGAGAACGTGCCCATTATTGCGGTTACTTCTTATGCCATGGTTGGGGATCGGGAACAGATCCTGGCGGCCGGTGCCGCAGGTTACATCGAAAAACCGATTGATCCTGAGACTTTTGCAGAAGAAATCAGGAGATATTTGTGA
- a CDS encoding PAS domain S-box protein — MHAKEYGLEDTAVIFYPSNLFFAAPKATNQKILNAIDVHLINLKKDTQSIYYQSLKQWISEEVRLKLPDWVKVIGLVAAIVLLISLAGSIVLKYQVNARTRELRANEQKYRELVMLANSIILRWSCDGHISFLNDFGLKFFGYKETEILGRHVIGTIVPENESTGRDLRPLMEEILSDPQKFERNINENMRRNGERVWIDWTNKVVFDEQGQIKEVLSIGSDITDQKQAEEQIHRLNDELRLHAEVLEQSVADRTAELLIAKERAESSDRIKSAFLATMSHELRTPLNSIIGFTGIMLQELAGPINEEQYKQLKMVQSSSRHLLSLINDVLDISKIEAGQLELSVASFELKPTIEKMVKLVLPMAEKKGLDLRVDIADDIKTATTDQRRLEQIILNLLNNAVKFTEKGYVSISCRIENDKYLLSVSDTGIGMRPEELSGLFQPFHQIDTGLTRKHEGTGLGLSICKKLLDMMGGTIDVRSQWGKGSIFTIRFPEQAGGLP; from the coding sequence ATGCATGCAAAGGAATATGGTCTTGAAGATACAGCGGTTATTTTCTATCCCTCCAATCTCTTTTTTGCAGCACCCAAAGCTACTAACCAAAAAATATTGAACGCTATTGATGTTCATCTCATAAATCTGAAAAAAGACACACAGTCGATATACTACCAGTCCCTTAAACAATGGATTTCTGAAGAGGTGCGGTTAAAATTGCCGGATTGGGTTAAAGTCATTGGTCTTGTTGCGGCCATTGTTCTGCTCATAAGTCTGGCGGGAAGCATAGTTTTGAAATATCAAGTGAATGCCCGTACCCGGGAATTGCGTGCAAATGAACAAAAATATCGCGAACTGGTGATGCTGGCTAACAGTATCATCCTGCGCTGGTCGTGCGATGGGCATATTTCTTTTTTAAATGATTTCGGCCTGAAATTTTTCGGCTATAAGGAAACGGAGATTCTTGGCCGGCATGTGATAGGAACCATAGTACCGGAAAATGAGAGTACGGGCAGAGATTTACGCCCGCTGATGGAAGAGATTCTATCTGATCCGCAAAAATTTGAGCGTAATATCAATGAGAACATGCGCCGCAATGGCGAACGGGTATGGATTGACTGGACAAACAAAGTGGTGTTCGATGAGCAGGGACAGATAAAAGAGGTTTTGAGCATTGGCTCCGACATAACCGACCAAAAGCAAGCTGAGGAACAAATTCACAGGCTCAATGATGAATTGCGACTGCACGCTGAGGTCCTCGAGCAAAGTGTGGCCGATCGCACCGCAGAGTTGCTTATTGCCAAGGAACGGGCGGAATCCTCCGATAGGATCAAATCCGCCTTTCTGGCTACCATGTCCCATGAATTGCGTACGCCGCTTAATTCCATCATCGGATTTACCGGTATTATGCTCCAGGAACTGGCAGGGCCTATCAACGAAGAGCAGTATAAGCAATTGAAAATGGTGCAAAGCAGTTCCCGCCATCTTCTGTCTTTGATCAACGATGTGCTTGACATTTCTAAAATCGAGGCAGGTCAATTGGAGCTTTCCGTTGCATCCTTTGAATTGAAGCCGACCATTGAAAAAATGGTCAAATTGGTTTTGCCTATGGCCGAAAAGAAGGGGCTTGATCTAAGGGTTGACATTGCAGATGATATCAAAACCGCAACAACGGATCAGCGTCGTCTGGAACAGATAATACTTAATCTGCTAAACAATGCAGTAAAATTTACAGAAAAAGGATATGTCAGTATTTCATGCCGCATTGAAAATGATAAATATCTTCTGTCTGTTTCAGATACCGGCATCGGCATGCGGCCTGAAGAACTCTCCGGCCTTTTTCAACCTTTCCACCAGATCGATACCGGGCTTACACGCAAACACGAGGGTACAGGTCTGGGGCTTTCCATATGCAAGAAACTGCTGGATATGATGGGTGGAACTATAGATGTCCGGAGCCAATGGGGCAAGGGCAGCATTTTCACCATACGATTTCCGGAACAGGCTGGAGGTTTACCATGA
- a CDS encoding PAS domain S-box protein: MIVDTSKTMDRTGKYYSYIPILLYIILTIGIIAAGYFYYSNQEKNFRAGVESQLSSIADLKVSEIVNWRKERLGDASVYYKNDNFASLVSKYLEKPLDTDAKKRLKTWLSKIRTSYQYNRVFLTDVSGIVRASDPESIEPISPHLLRDITAVLDSGKVTFLGFHRDSPGSPIYQSILVPILYEENGNLPLGVLVFRINPDTYLYPLIQSWPVYSLTAETLLIRRDAGDVLFLNELRFQKKTSLNLRIPINPKSDLPASKAALGIEGIVEGIDYRGVPVVAFVRSIPDSPWFIVSKMDKTEIYAPLKEQLWVIIILIGSLLAGTGIGIGLIWRRRQSRFYQEKYEAAEALRASEDRYRSVLDSMMEGCEIVGFDWRYLYVNEETVRQCRRTKDELLGHTIMDVFPGIKDTKAFAVMKKCMDAGSSVSMENEFTYPDGDKAWFYMSIQPVPEGIFMLSMDITGKKQAEERANHLNAIIKAIRKVNQLITKEKDRDLLVKGACENLVATRGFASAWILLLDSSGKPIHIAESGLGEKFGQLKNFLKRSQFPQCIRKALAQSEVVITTNRPIECSDCPILPIYTGNASFCVKLEYGGKVYGILTDLVPQSFSLDQEEQALFHEVADDIAFGLYNIEQEEKQREIVKELSYSEARYRTLFEGAAEGILIIDMENREFQYANPAICKMLGYTQDELKKMNVMDIHPQNDFDSFIPEFTELERKSGGMVKNIPCIKKDGAIIYADFNTTLTSIDGIPCNVGFITDVTERKKSDDALKESQERFKILFEYAPDAIYLHDLEGRFIDCNLAAEKMIGYSKEELIGKSLAELSLIPQESAEKAAKFLDKNAQGLPAGPEEFITNRKDGKQNYAEFRTFPLEIKGRKMVMGVARDVSERKNLEEQLRQSQKLEAIGILSGGIAHDFNNLLTTIMGNSELILMGLPKGDPLREEIEEIKVAGERAATLTRQLLAFSRKQVLQPAVVNLNEIALDMEKMLCRMIGENIELKTILSPDLGQIEVDESQIEQVIMNLVVNARDAMPEGGKITIETGNINIDEEYANAHVSVKPGSYIMLSISDTGVGIPKENQAHIFEPFYTTKGKGKGTGLGLSTVYGIIKQSNGNIWLYSEPGKGTAFKIYLPRVEKPVSEMERKAKATDSLTGSETILVVEDDEMVINFIIKVLKGYGYKVLTALNGEEAIKVSEDYHGPIHLILTDVIMPGINSRDMEEELKSYRPELSVLYMSGYTDNAIVHHGVLDPGKIFIAKPFSPESLGRKVREVLKKIET; the protein is encoded by the coding sequence ATGATAGTTGACACATCAAAAACTATGGATCGCACTGGGAAATATTATTCATATATTCCTATCTTACTTTATATAATTCTTACAATAGGCATTATCGCAGCAGGATATTTTTACTATAGCAATCAGGAGAAAAATTTCCGGGCCGGTGTGGAAAGCCAGCTTTCTTCTATTGCGGATTTGAAAGTGTCGGAAATTGTGAATTGGAGAAAGGAACGTCTGGGAGATGCCTCTGTATATTATAAAAATGACAATTTTGCCTCTCTGGTAAGTAAATATCTTGAAAAACCCCTTGACACTGATGCAAAAAAGAGACTGAAGACATGGCTTAGCAAGATTCGGACTTCCTATCAGTATAACCGGGTATTTTTAACAGATGTCAGTGGTATAGTGCGTGCGTCTGATCCGGAATCAATAGAACCGATTTCTCCCCATCTTCTGCGGGATATTACTGCAGTACTTGACTCAGGTAAAGTGACTTTTCTTGGTTTCCATCGGGATTCGCCAGGGAGTCCTATTTACCAATCGATCCTTGTTCCTATCTTATATGAAGAAAATGGTAATCTTCCTTTGGGCGTTCTTGTCTTTCGAATAAATCCTGATACATATCTTTATCCTTTAATTCAATCATGGCCAGTATACAGTCTAACTGCTGAAACTCTTTTAATCAGGAGAGATGCAGGTGATGTGCTATTCTTAAACGAGCTAAGATTCCAAAAAAAAACAAGTCTTAACCTGAGAATTCCCATAAACCCAAAAAGTGATTTGCCTGCTTCTAAAGCAGCTTTGGGAATTGAAGGAATAGTTGAAGGAATAGACTACCGCGGAGTACCGGTGGTTGCTTTTGTGCGGTCTATACCCGATTCCCCCTGGTTTATTGTCTCAAAAATGGATAAAACTGAAATATATGCGCCACTAAAAGAACAATTATGGGTAATAATTATCCTTATCGGTTCTTTGCTTGCCGGAACCGGTATTGGAATAGGTCTGATCTGGCGTCGCAGGCAGTCCAGGTTCTATCAGGAGAAATATGAAGCAGCAGAGGCTTTGCGGGCAAGTGAAGATCGCTATCGCAGCGTACTTGATAGTATGATGGAAGGTTGCGAGATTGTAGGTTTTGACTGGCGCTATCTTTATGTAAACGAAGAAACTGTCAGACAATGCCGCCGCACTAAAGATGAATTGCTTGGTCATACAATAATGGATGTGTTTCCCGGTATCAAAGATACTAAGGCGTTTGCTGTTATGAAAAAATGTATGGATGCCGGCAGTTCTGTTTCCATGGAAAATGAATTTACTTATCCTGATGGTGATAAGGCATGGTTTTATATGAGCATCCAGCCTGTTCCAGAAGGAATCTTTATGCTTTCAATGGATATTACGGGAAAAAAACAGGCTGAAGAGCGGGCAAATCATTTAAACGCTATAATCAAAGCGATTAGAAAAGTCAACCAGCTCATAACCAAGGAGAAAGATCGTGACCTTCTGGTAAAAGGTGCATGTGAGAATCTTGTTGCAACCCGTGGCTTCGCAAGCGCATGGATCTTACTTTTGGACTCATCCGGAAAACCCATACATATTGCAGAGTCAGGCCTCGGGGAAAAATTCGGGCAATTGAAAAATTTTCTTAAAAGGAGTCAATTTCCCCAATGCATACGAAAAGCTCTGGCCCAAAGCGAAGTTGTGATCACAACAAACAGGCCCATTGAATGTTCGGATTGCCCCATTTTACCCATTTATACAGGTAATGCATCTTTTTGTGTAAAACTTGAGTACGGCGGAAAAGTCTATGGGATTCTTACAGATTTAGTGCCTCAATCCTTTTCCCTGGATCAGGAAGAACAGGCCTTATTTCACGAGGTTGCAGATGACATTGCCTTCGGTCTTTACAATATTGAGCAGGAAGAAAAACAAAGGGAAATAGTCAAAGAGTTAAGCTATTCTGAAGCAAGATACAGAACCCTGTTTGAAGGTGCAGCCGAAGGTATTTTAATAATTGATATGGAAAACAGGGAATTCCAGTATGCTAATCCGGCTATATGCAAGATGCTGGGATATACGCAGGATGAATTAAAAAAAATGAATGTTATGGACATTCACCCCCAAAATGACTTTGACAGTTTTATTCCGGAATTTACAGAGCTGGAGAGAAAGAGTGGGGGGATGGTAAAAAATATCCCATGTATCAAAAAAGATGGGGCAATCATCTATGCAGATTTTAATACAACACTTACATCGATCGATGGAATCCCTTGCAATGTGGGTTTTATTACAGATGTTACAGAAAGAAAGAAATCCGATGATGCACTCAAAGAGAGCCAAGAGCGGTTTAAGATTCTGTTTGAATATGCACCCGATGCTATTTACCTGCATGATCTTGAAGGCAGGTTTATTGACTGCAACTTGGCTGCAGAGAAGATGATAGGTTACAGCAAAGAAGAACTCATAGGGAAGTCTTTAGCGGAATTATCGCTGATTCCACAGGAATCAGCCGAAAAAGCAGCAAAATTTTTAGATAAAAATGCCCAGGGTCTTCCTGCCGGGCCGGAAGAATTTATTACCAATCGAAAAGACGGAAAGCAGAATTATGCTGAATTCAGGACGTTCCCTCTGGAAATAAAAGGCCGGAAAATGGTGATGGGTGTTGCCAGGGATGTTTCAGAAAGAAAGAATCTGGAAGAGCAGTTGCGGCAGTCTCAGAAGCTTGAGGCTATCGGCATTCTATCCGGGGGAATTGCACATGACTTTAATAACCTTCTTACAACGATAATGGGAAATTCAGAGTTGATTCTTATGGGTCTTCCAAAGGGTGATCCATTGCGGGAAGAGATAGAAGAGATCAAGGTTGCCGGTGAACGTGCCGCTACACTGACCCGGCAACTTTTAGCTTTTAGTCGGAAGCAGGTTCTTCAACCCGCGGTAGTAAACCTCAATGAAATAGCGTTGGATATGGAAAAGATGCTTTGCCGGATGATTGGAGAAAACATTGAACTGAAAACAATTTTATCTCCGGATTTGGGACAAATTGAGGTTGATGAGAGTCAGATTGAGCAGGTTATAATGAATCTTGTGGTAAATGCCAGAGATGCCATGCCGGAGGGCGGAAAGATTACAATAGAAACAGGAAATATAAATATAGACGAAGAATATGCAAACGCTCACGTGTCTGTAAAACCAGGCTCTTATATAATGTTAAGTATAAGCGATACGGGAGTAGGTATCCCAAAAGAAAATCAAGCCCATATTTTTGAACCGTTTTATACAACAAAGGGAAAAGGGAAGGGAACGGGCCTCGGTCTTTCCACCGTTTACGGTATCATAAAGCAAAGTAATGGTAATATCTGGCTTTACAGCGAGCCTGGAAAAGGAACCGCATTCAAAATTTATTTGCCCCGTGTTGAAAAACCGGTATCGGAAATGGAACGCAAGGCTAAAGCAACAGATTCCTTGACCGGTTCGGAAACCATTCTTGTTGTGGAGGATGATGAGATGGTGATTAATTTTATAATAAAAGTACTCAAGGGATATGGTTATAAAGTTCTGACAGCTTTAAACGGGGAAGAAGCTATTAAAGTTTCCGAAGACTATCATGGCCCCATTCACCTTATATTAACGGACGTTATCATGCCCGGAATAAACAGCCGGGACATGGAGGAAGAATTAAAATCATATAGACCTGAATTGTCAGTACTTTATATGTCCGGCTACACGGATAATGCTATTGTACATCATGGGGTGCTTGATCCGGGAAAGATATTTATAGCTAAACCCTTCTCACCCGAGTCTTTGGGACGCAAAGTGAGAGAAGTATTGAAGAAAATAGAAACTTGA
- a CDS encoding response regulator, whose product MEPMPRIMVVDDEQGICQNVVKILSKNNYDVSCALSAKEALDKMSEESYSLVISDLVMPEMNGLELLKKVKKDYPEMKSLMMTAYASTDTAMKAIRLGALDYLPKPFTPDELRSTVSHALKGDLPKVQAPAEEVETIDVIDFDMPFEAEEVAKYTGEEYVKSLGPSDMPVVEAKPIETLEHYCKTGDMVCEIFKKLGATCKAGVKTSACPQKKKKQSSGKTRKTDTSQLIGVDMPFNYDEVISVTGPEYVTNLHHEGLSFVPYETLKKTVAGLKLKNGGMIDVDMPFDRNEVEKATGKEYVETLGRSDTPVVEVKMEQPVENYCLLGEMVCDIFKKLGNTCKAGVKSNLCPQKKKAKKVSGDVAPKQDIKKLIGIDMPFEFEEVAQAAGVEYAMNLQPDGTSMIPYEQLKKNVAALLEKSEKADRIKQIDADLSNTVLIIDDEVAVNNNMRKILAKKGYKIDQASDKNQAIEKISSGHYGLVLLDLRIPGVEGLELLKAVRTNQPDARVIIVTGYASIETAVEAARFGAVDYIAKPFTPAELRTATEKALRIAA is encoded by the coding sequence ATGGAACCTATGCCAAGAATTATGGTTGTTGATGATGAACAAGGCATTTGCCAGAATGTAGTAAAAATATTATCCAAAAATAATTATGATGTGTCTTGTGCACTTAGTGCCAAAGAAGCCCTGGATAAAATGTCTGAAGAGTCCTATTCGCTTGTTATTTCTGATCTTGTAATGCCTGAAATGAACGGACTGGAGCTGTTAAAAAAGGTAAAAAAAGATTATCCGGAAATGAAGTCTTTAATGATGACAGCTTATGCTTCTACCGACACGGCCATGAAAGCCATCCGGCTGGGCGCACTTGACTATCTGCCTAAACCTTTTACTCCTGATGAACTGAGAAGCACTGTTTCCCATGCATTGAAAGGCGATCTGCCAAAGGTTCAGGCACCTGCTGAAGAAGTTGAAACCATAGATGTAATTGATTTTGATATGCCCTTTGAAGCAGAGGAAGTAGCCAAATATACCGGTGAAGAATATGTGAAAAGTCTTGGGCCTTCAGATATGCCTGTTGTTGAGGCTAAGCCTATTGAAACGCTGGAGCATTATTGCAAGACTGGTGACATGGTGTGCGAGATTTTCAAGAAGCTTGGAGCAACCTGTAAAGCAGGTGTAAAAACAAGTGCATGCCCACAGAAAAAGAAAAAACAATCATCCGGGAAAACCAGGAAAACAGATACATCCCAACTCATTGGAGTTGATATGCCTTTTAATTATGATGAAGTAATATCTGTCACCGGACCTGAATATGTAACCAATCTTCATCATGAGGGGCTTTCTTTTGTACCGTATGAAACATTAAAGAAAACAGTAGCAGGTCTCAAACTAAAAAATGGTGGGATGATTGATGTTGACATGCCATTTGACCGAAATGAAGTAGAAAAGGCAACCGGCAAAGAATATGTCGAAACCCTTGGGCGTTCTGACACTCCTGTAGTTGAGGTGAAAATGGAGCAACCTGTAGAGAATTACTGCCTTCTTGGAGAGATGGTTTGCGATATATTTAAAAAGCTGGGAAATACCTGCAAGGCAGGAGTAAAATCAAACCTTTGCCCGCAGAAGAAAAAAGCCAAAAAGGTTTCGGGAGATGTAGCACCAAAGCAGGATATCAAAAAGTTGATTGGTATTGATATGCCGTTTGAATTTGAAGAAGTTGCCCAGGCTGCAGGTGTTGAATATGCCATGAACCTCCAGCCGGATGGCACTTCTATGATACCTTATGAACAACTTAAAAAGAATGTTGCTGCTCTTCTTGAAAAAAGCGAAAAGGCAGATCGTATCAAACAAATAGATGCTGATTTGTCAAACACCGTTCTTATCATAGACGATGAAGTTGCTGTAAATAACAATATGCGTAAGATTTTGGCCAAAAAAGGTTATAAGATTGATCAGGCTTCGGACAAGAATCAGGCTATTGAAAAAATCAGCTCAGGTCACTACGGTCTGGTTCTGCTTGATCTTAGAATACCTGGTGTTGAAGGGCTTGAGCTTTTAAAGGCTGTAAGAACTAATCAGCCTGATGCAAGAGTGATAATCGTTACAGGTTATGCAAGCATAGAAACTGCTGTTGAAGCTGCCAGATTCGGTGCTGTAGATTACATAGCCAAACCATTTACTCCTGCCGAACTGAGAACCGCAACCGAAAAAGCGTTACGTATCGCAGCATAA